GCAATTCTTACGGCTAACTTTTTTATCTTTTGGCAGATCATGCTGCTAGGGGCGATCGCCATTTTCTTTGGTTCCTTTTCAGGTTCCCTAATTGCCTCTTTACTGACCCTTGCCGCTTATTTCATCGGTAACTTTAGCCGTGATTTGTTGTTATTGGGTGAGATTTCTAAAAATCCCAGTTTGCAATCTGTAACCCGCACTTTGTATATGATTCTGCCCGATTTGTCCCGTGCTAATCTTAAAAATGAGGCAGTTTACAATATTTTGCCAAGCTTGCCCGATATGTTTAACAATGGCGTGTATATCCTAAGTTATGCGCTGTTGACCTTAGCGATCGCGATTCTCATCTTCGCCCGTCGCCAATTTTAAAAGAACAACATTTTTTTCTTTAAGAATGGCGGCGCATCGCGCCGCCATTCTAATTTTGTGGATTAAGATTAAGTATATTTTAGTGAATTATCTATGCGCTATCGTCGTTTTGGCAAAACTGAGATGCTCCTGTCCGTCTTTTCATTAGGAGCAATGCGCTATATGGAATCGGCAGACAATGCCCACAAAACGATCGCAAGAGCTTTAGAAGTTGGCATTAATCATATTGAAACTGCTCAAGGCTATGGCAAGAGCGAAGAGTTTATCGGCAAAGCGATGCGAAATGGATTGAGCCAACAACGCGATCGCTTTTATCTGACCACCAAAATATCGCCAACCAAAGACGCAGACTCCATGCGTCGCCAAATCGAGCAGTCCCTAAAAAAGATGAATGTGGACTATGTTGATAACTTCGACATACATGGCATTAACTTACAAGAACATCTCGACTTAGTAACCAATCCTAATGGCTGTATGAAAGCTGTTAGAGAAGCCATCGATCAAAAGATGATCGGTCATGTCGGCTTCTCTACCCATGCGCCCCTTGACGTAATTCTCAATACGATCAACACCGATTTGTTCGAGTCAATTAATCTCCATTATTACTACTTCAATCAACGCAATGCCCCTGCGGTTCAGCTAGCCCACGAAAAAGATATGGGCGTATTTATCATCTCGCCATCGGATAAAGGCGGAATGCTATATAAACCCTCCGAAGAATTAGCAGGTGTGAGCTATCCCTTCACGGCTCTGTATATGTGCGATCGCTTTCTGCTCAGTGATCCCCGTGTGCATACCCTTAGCCTTGGTGCAGCCAATCCTGCCGAAATCGACTCGCATCAAGACGCATGGGATCACATTGAGCCTATGTCCGAATTGGAGCAAGCAGTTCTCGATTGTATCAATCGCCGCTATACCATCCTTGAAGGCGATCGCTGTTCTCAATGTTATGAATGCTTACCATGTCCTGAAGAGATTAATATTCCTGAAGTGTTGAGGCTCAGAAACTTAGCAGTCAGTTTTGATATGGTGGAGTTTGGCAAATATCGTTACAAAATGTTTGAAAATGCAGGGCATTGGTTCCCAGGTCGTAAAGCAATTCGTTGCACAGACTGCGGTGATTGCTTGCCCCGATGTCCAGAGAAATTAGATATTCCCAAGCTTTTGCGTGATACCCACGATCGCTTACAAGGAGAAGAAGGCAAGCGGCTTTGGGAATAAACCCCAAAAAACTGTGGCGCACGCACAGCGTGCGCCACAGTTTTTTGGGGTTATGCCCAGCTACTTATAGCTGTTAAGACATAAAACCCAAATAGTGTGAAGTGGTGCTTCGCGCCACTTCACACTATTTGGGTTTTGATTTGTCCTGATACAGGTGGTTATAGCTATATTAGTTTTTTGGTAGGATGAGATACATTCTGCATTTAGAAATAAATAAAATCTAAAATAAATCTATGGCTTCCAGTTATTCTTTCGATGTGGTTAGCGATTTTGATCATCAAGAACTTGTCAATGCGATCGATCAAACTCGTCGTGAAATTGTTAGTCGCTATGACTTAAAAAGCACTAAAACAGAAGTTGAACTTGAAAAAGAA
This genomic stretch from Pseudanabaena galeata CCNP1313 harbors:
- a CDS encoding aldo/keto reductase, with protein sequence MRYRRFGKTEMLLSVFSLGAMRYMESADNAHKTIARALEVGINHIETAQGYGKSEEFIGKAMRNGLSQQRDRFYLTTKISPTKDADSMRRQIEQSLKKMNVDYVDNFDIHGINLQEHLDLVTNPNGCMKAVREAIDQKMIGHVGFSTHAPLDVILNTINTDLFESINLHYYYFNQRNAPAVQLAHEKDMGVFIISPSDKGGMLYKPSEELAGVSYPFTALYMCDRFLLSDPRVHTLSLGAANPAEIDSHQDAWDHIEPMSELEQAVLDCINRRYTILEGDRCSQCYECLPCPEEINIPEVLRLRNLAVSFDMVEFGKYRYKMFENAGHWFPGRKAIRCTDCGDCLPRCPEKLDIPKLLRDTHDRLQGEEGKRLWE